The following proteins are encoded in a genomic region of Salminus brasiliensis chromosome 25, fSalBra1.hap2, whole genome shotgun sequence:
- the slc67a1 gene encoding solute carrier family 22 member 18 → MEPPTATKNKIIYATYIIAALDITLLFAQFSVTPYLARRLGFDTLWFGYLQTTVGVIQLLGGPVFGRFADLFGARAALSISSLASVVYFLLLAAADSTVWLFLHKLPAVFMHALPGAQMIVADLSPSEKRADALAKLGLCFGIGMIAGSTLGGTLSTRYGEKFTAYVAAVGSLISLLLVQKFIPKHTKKHNAKENRQGAGSVFNLGEIIRLMKFPGVAKTFSVKIISGLPSGVFQVMFSIIAMNFFQLQAQQNGYLMAYFGVVQMVIQGAVIGRMTSRYSENSLLMLAIGMSSLVGLAQALTTNVFQFCFVVVPMMFSLSVFNVITDSMLTKSVPASDTGTMLGLCASVQSLLRTVGPTIGGFLYETYGVASFGYIQFTVNAAVFSFLLIFQRNIHKT, encoded by the exons ATGGAACCGCCGACTGCAACAAAAAATAAGATTATCTATGCCACTTACATAATCGCTGCTTTGGACATCACACTGCTTTTCGCACAGTTTTCAGTAACCCCG TATTTGGCAAGAAGGCTGGGATTTGACACACTCTGGTTTGGATACCTGCAGACAACAGTGGGAGTTATTCAGCTCCTGGGGGGCCCTGTGTTTGGCAG gtTTGCTGATTTGTTCGGAGCTCGTGCTGCTCTCTCTATATCTTCCTTGGCATCCgtagtttattttttgttgctgGCAGCTGCAGACAGCACCGTATGGCTTTTTCTACACAAACTACCTGCTGTGTTCATGCATGCTTTACCAG GAGCACAGATGATTGTGGCAGACCTGTCTCCGAGTGAGAAGCGAGCTGATGCCCTGGCAAAACTTGGTCTGTGTTTTGGCATTGGTATGATTGCAGGATCAACTTTGGGGGGCACCCTCAGCACACGCTATGG ggaGAAGTTTACGGCATATGTGGCTGCTGTGGGGAGTTTGATCAGTCTACTGCTGGTGCAGAAATTCATtcctaaacacaccaaaaaaCACAACGCAAAGGAGAACA GACAAGGAGCTGGCTCTGTGTTTAACTTGGGAGAGATCATCAGACTGATGAAGTTTCCAGGTGTTGCGAAAACTTTCAGTGTGAAGATAATCTCAGGACTTCCATCAG GTGTGTTTCAGGTCATGTTCTCTATTATTGCCATGAACTTCTTTCAGCTCCAAGCACAACAAAATGGTTACCTAATGGCCTACTTTGGTGTTGTACAAATG GTCATTCAGGGTGCTGTTATTGGACGCATGACGTCCAGGTATTCAGAGAACTCTTTACTGATGCTTGCGATAGGCATGTCCAGCCTGGTGGGACTTGCACag GCCCTAACCACCAATGTTTTCCAATTCTGCTTTGTTGTTGTGCCAATGATGTTCTCATTGAGCGTCTTCAATGTCATCACAGACAGCATGTTAACAAAGAGTGTCCCAGCATCTGACACAG gaaCCATGCTGGGTTTATGTGCTTCAGTACAATCTCTCCTGCGCACAGTTGGGCCAACCATCGGTGGTTTCCTTTATGAGACTTATGGAGTGGCATCGTTTGGATACATTCAGTTCACAGTCAATGCCGCTGTCTTTAGCTTTTTGCTCATTTTCCAGAGAAACATCCACAAAACATGA